The proteins below come from a single Alnus glutinosa chromosome 9, dhAlnGlut1.1, whole genome shotgun sequence genomic window:
- the LOC133877475 gene encoding auxin response factor 4 isoform X2: protein MEIDLNHAVTEVEKNAYCNGDCGKGACVCCLSSSTSSCSSNSSGAPVSSSIYLELWHACAGPLTSLPKKGNVVVYFPQGHLEQAASSSPFSPSEMPSFDLHPQIFCRVVNVQLLANKENDEVYTQVTLLPQPELAGKNLDGKELEELGVDEEGGGGSPSKSTPHMFCKTLTASDTSTHGGFSVPRRAAEDCFPPLDYKQQRPSQELVAKDLHGVEWPFRHIYRGQPRRHLLTTGWSIFVSQKNLVAGDAVLFLRGENGELRLGIRRAVRPRNGLPDSIVGNENSYPKVFSLVANAISAKSMFHVFYSPRASHAEFVISYQKYVKSITNPVTIGTRFKMRFEMDDSPERRCSGVVTGISDLDPYRWPNSKWRSLMVRWDDEDIASDPQDRVSPWEIDPSVSLPPLSIQSSPRLKKLRTSLQATPPDNPVTGGGGFLDFEESVRSPKVLQGQENVGFISPFYGCDTVNRLLDFEMRSAAHQNRASTGVGKSTNNEFLKTRPTTYTGFVESDRFPKVLQGQEICPLRSLTRKSEFNTWAKLNPGCNSFNMYQEPKPNFYPLQSESLKSMYFPYNDMHQAGKNPRMRSYATNLPRENVSFNSSSVQTGIITNEFGMRNLPNEHTPAENVSAAPTLGATMRNTKDENFNGNVTGCKLFGFSLTGETPNSHVSGKRSCTKVHKQGSLVGRAIDLSRLNGYGDLLSELERLFSMEGLLQDPDKGWQILYTDSENDVMVVGDDPWHEFCNVVSKIHIYTREEVEKMTIGMISDDTQSCLEQAQVVMEASKSSSVGQPDSSPTVIRV, encoded by the exons ATGGAAATTGATCTGAACCATGCAGTGACTGAGGTGGAGAAGAATGCATATTGCAATGGGGACTGTGGCAAGGGTGCTTGTGTTTGTTGTTTGTCCTCTTCGACTTCTTCATGTTCTTCTAATTCATCTGGAGCTCCTGTGTCTTCTTCGATTTATCTGGAGCTTTGGCATGCATGTGCTGGCCCTCTCACCTCTCTGCCCAAGAAAGGAAATGTGGTTGTCTACTTCCCTCAAGGCCATTTAGAACAGGCCGCTTCATCCTCTCCTTTCTCACCCTCGGAGATGCCGAGCTTTGATCTCCATCCTCAGATCTTCTGCAGGGTTGTCAATGTCCAACTACTT GCTAATAAGGAGAATGATGAGGTTTATACGCAGGTTACTTTGCTTCCTCAGCCAGAG TTGGCAGGCAAGAATTTAGACGGCAAAGAGCTTGAAGAGTTGGGGGTGGATGAGGAGGGGGGTGGAGGATCACCTTCAAAGTCTACTCCTCACATGTTCTGCAAAACACTTACCGCTTCTGATACCAGCACCCATGGAGGATTCTCTGTTCCTCGTAGAGCTGCTGAAGACTGTTTCCCTCCTTTG GATTATAAGCAGCAGAGGCCCTCACAAGAGCTTGTTGCTAAAGACCTCCATGGGGTGGAATGGCCGTTTCGACATATTTATAGAG GTCAGCCAAGGCGGCATCTGCTCACTACAGGATGGAGTATTTTTGTAAGCCAAAAGAATCTGGTTGCAGGGGATGCAGTGCTCTTTTTGAG AGGTGAAAATGGAGAGCTAAGGTTGGGAATTAGAAGAGCTGTTCGACCTAGAAATGGTCTTCCAGATTCAATTGTTGGCAACGAGAATTCTTATCCAAAAGTGTTCTCTCTAGTAGCCAATGCAATATCTGCAAAGAGCATGTTTCATGTTTTCTACAGTCCAAG GGCAAGTCACGCAGAATTTGTCATATCCTACCAAAAATATGTCAAAAGTATCACAAATCCGGTGACAATTGGGACAAGATTCAAAATGAGATTTGAAATGGATGATTCGCCAGAAAGGAG GTGTAGTGGCGTAGTCACTGGAATAAGTGACCTGGATCCCTACAGATGGCCTAACTCCAAGTGGAGATCTTTGATG GTCAGATGGGATGATGAAGATATTGCAAGTGATCCTCAAGATCGAGTTTCCCCTTGGGAGATTGATCCTTCTGTTTCTCTCCCACCCTTGAGCATTCAGTCTTCCCCACGGCTTAAAAAGCTGAGGACAAGTCTGCAGGCAACCCCGCCTGACAACCCTGTCACTG GAGGGGGTGGATTTTTGGACTTTGAGGAGTCTGTAAGATCCCCTAAGGTCTTGCAAGGTCAAGAAAATGTAGGTTTCATATCACCATTCTATGGATGTGATACTGTAAACCGCCTGCTAGATTTTGAGATGCGATCCGCTGCACATCAAAATCGAGCATCAACTGGAGTAGGAAAGTCTACTAATAATGAGTTTTTGAAGACTCGTCCCACCACTTACACAGGCTTTGTGGAATCTGATAGATTTCCGAAGGTCTTGCAAGGTCAAGAAATATGCCCATTGAGATCTCTGACAAGAAAATCTGAATTCAATACTTGGGCAAAGCTGAATCCTGGTTGCAATTCTTTCAACATGTATCAAGAACCCAAACCCAATTTCTACCCCCTGCAATCAGAGAGCCTTAAAAGCATGTATTTTCCTTATAATGACATGCATCAAGCTGGCAAAAATCCCAGAATGCGCTCTTATGCAACTAACTTACCCAGAGAGAATGTCTCATTCAACTCATCTTCTGTTCAGACAGGGATTATAACGAATGAATTTGGAATGCGAAATCTACCAAATGAGCATACGCCAGCGGAAAATGTGTCTGCTGCCCCAACTTTAGGGGCCACTATGAGAAACACAAAAGATGAAAATTTTAATGGGAATGTGACTGGCTGTAAGCTTTTTGGGTTTTCCTTGACTGGGGAAACTCCGAACTCACATGTTTCTGGTAAGAGGAGTTGTACTAAG GTTCACAAGCAAGGAAGCTTAGTAGGAAGAGCCATTGATCTCTCAAGACTGAATGGATATGGTGACCTGCTGAGTGAACTAGAGCGGCTGTTTAGCATGGAAGGCCTTCTACAAGATCCTGATAAAGGATGGCAGATCTTGTACACCGACAGTGAGAATGATGTAATGGTCGTTGGGGATGACCCATGGCA CGAGTTCTGTAATGTGGTGTCCAAGATCCATATATATACCCGAGAAGAAGTGGAGAAGATGACCATTGGAATGATCAGTGATGATACTCAGAGTTGTTTGGAACAAGCACAGGTGGTCATGGAAGCGTCGAAGTCTTCGTCAGTGGGCCAGCCGGATTCTTCTCCAACTGTAATTCGGGTTTGA
- the LOC133877475 gene encoding auxin response factor 4 isoform X3, with the protein MEIDLNHAVTEVEKNAYCNGDCGKGACVCCLSSSTSSCSSNSSGAPVSSSIYLELWHACAGPLTSLPKKGNVVVYFPQGHLEQAASSSPFSPSEMPSFDLHPQIFCRVVNVQLLANKENDEVYTQVTLLPQPELAGKNLDGKELEELGVDEEGGGGSPSKSTPHMFCKTLTASDTSTHGGFSVPRRAAEDCFPPLDYKQQRPSQELVAKDLHGVEWPFRHIYRGQPRRHLLTTGWSIFVSQKNLVAGDAVLFLRGENGELRLGIRRAVRPRNGLPDSIVGNENSYPKVFSLVANAISAKSMFHVFYSPRASHAEFVISYQKYVKSITNPVTIGTRFKMRFEMDDSPERRCSGVVTGISDLDPYRWPNSKWRSLMVRWDDEDIASDPQDRVSPWEIDPSVSLPPLSIQSSPRLKKLRTSLQATPPDNPVTAGGGGFLDFEESVRSPKVLQGQENVGFISPFYGCDTVNRLLDFEMRSAAHQNRASTGVGKSTNNEFLKTRPTTYTGFVESDRFPKVLQGQEICPLRSLTRKSEFNTWAKLNPGCNSFNMYQEPKPNFYPLQSESLKSMYFPYNDMHQAGKNPRMRSYATNLPRENVSFNSSSVQTGIITNEFGMRNLPNEHTPAENVSAAPTLGATMRNTKDENFNGNVTGCKLFGFSLTGETPNSHVSGSQARKLSRKSH; encoded by the exons ATGGAAATTGATCTGAACCATGCAGTGACTGAGGTGGAGAAGAATGCATATTGCAATGGGGACTGTGGCAAGGGTGCTTGTGTTTGTTGTTTGTCCTCTTCGACTTCTTCATGTTCTTCTAATTCATCTGGAGCTCCTGTGTCTTCTTCGATTTATCTGGAGCTTTGGCATGCATGTGCTGGCCCTCTCACCTCTCTGCCCAAGAAAGGAAATGTGGTTGTCTACTTCCCTCAAGGCCATTTAGAACAGGCCGCTTCATCCTCTCCTTTCTCACCCTCGGAGATGCCGAGCTTTGATCTCCATCCTCAGATCTTCTGCAGGGTTGTCAATGTCCAACTACTT GCTAATAAGGAGAATGATGAGGTTTATACGCAGGTTACTTTGCTTCCTCAGCCAGAG TTGGCAGGCAAGAATTTAGACGGCAAAGAGCTTGAAGAGTTGGGGGTGGATGAGGAGGGGGGTGGAGGATCACCTTCAAAGTCTACTCCTCACATGTTCTGCAAAACACTTACCGCTTCTGATACCAGCACCCATGGAGGATTCTCTGTTCCTCGTAGAGCTGCTGAAGACTGTTTCCCTCCTTTG GATTATAAGCAGCAGAGGCCCTCACAAGAGCTTGTTGCTAAAGACCTCCATGGGGTGGAATGGCCGTTTCGACATATTTATAGAG GTCAGCCAAGGCGGCATCTGCTCACTACAGGATGGAGTATTTTTGTAAGCCAAAAGAATCTGGTTGCAGGGGATGCAGTGCTCTTTTTGAG AGGTGAAAATGGAGAGCTAAGGTTGGGAATTAGAAGAGCTGTTCGACCTAGAAATGGTCTTCCAGATTCAATTGTTGGCAACGAGAATTCTTATCCAAAAGTGTTCTCTCTAGTAGCCAATGCAATATCTGCAAAGAGCATGTTTCATGTTTTCTACAGTCCAAG GGCAAGTCACGCAGAATTTGTCATATCCTACCAAAAATATGTCAAAAGTATCACAAATCCGGTGACAATTGGGACAAGATTCAAAATGAGATTTGAAATGGATGATTCGCCAGAAAGGAG GTGTAGTGGCGTAGTCACTGGAATAAGTGACCTGGATCCCTACAGATGGCCTAACTCCAAGTGGAGATCTTTGATG GTCAGATGGGATGATGAAGATATTGCAAGTGATCCTCAAGATCGAGTTTCCCCTTGGGAGATTGATCCTTCTGTTTCTCTCCCACCCTTGAGCATTCAGTCTTCCCCACGGCTTAAAAAGCTGAGGACAAGTCTGCAGGCAACCCCGCCTGACAACCCTGTCACTG CAGGAGGGGGTGGATTTTTGGACTTTGAGGAGTCTGTAAGATCCCCTAAGGTCTTGCAAGGTCAAGAAAATGTAGGTTTCATATCACCATTCTATGGATGTGATACTGTAAACCGCCTGCTAGATTTTGAGATGCGATCCGCTGCACATCAAAATCGAGCATCAACTGGAGTAGGAAAGTCTACTAATAATGAGTTTTTGAAGACTCGTCCCACCACTTACACAGGCTTTGTGGAATCTGATAGATTTCCGAAGGTCTTGCAAGGTCAAGAAATATGCCCATTGAGATCTCTGACAAGAAAATCTGAATTCAATACTTGGGCAAAGCTGAATCCTGGTTGCAATTCTTTCAACATGTATCAAGAACCCAAACCCAATTTCTACCCCCTGCAATCAGAGAGCCTTAAAAGCATGTATTTTCCTTATAATGACATGCATCAAGCTGGCAAAAATCCCAGAATGCGCTCTTATGCAACTAACTTACCCAGAGAGAATGTCTCATTCAACTCATCTTCTGTTCAGACAGGGATTATAACGAATGAATTTGGAATGCGAAATCTACCAAATGAGCATACGCCAGCGGAAAATGTGTCTGCTGCCCCAACTTTAGGGGCCACTATGAGAAACACAAAAGATGAAAATTTTAATGGGAATGTGACTGGCTGTAAGCTTTTTGGGTTTTCCTTGACTGGGGAAACTCCGAACTCACATGTTTCTG GTTCACAAGCAAGGAAGCTTAGTAGGAAGAGCCATTGA
- the LOC133877475 gene encoding auxin response factor 4 isoform X1, whose translation MEIDLNHAVTEVEKNAYCNGDCGKGACVCCLSSSTSSCSSNSSGAPVSSSIYLELWHACAGPLTSLPKKGNVVVYFPQGHLEQAASSSPFSPSEMPSFDLHPQIFCRVVNVQLLANKENDEVYTQVTLLPQPELAGKNLDGKELEELGVDEEGGGGSPSKSTPHMFCKTLTASDTSTHGGFSVPRRAAEDCFPPLDYKQQRPSQELVAKDLHGVEWPFRHIYRGQPRRHLLTTGWSIFVSQKNLVAGDAVLFLRGENGELRLGIRRAVRPRNGLPDSIVGNENSYPKVFSLVANAISAKSMFHVFYSPRASHAEFVISYQKYVKSITNPVTIGTRFKMRFEMDDSPERRCSGVVTGISDLDPYRWPNSKWRSLMVRWDDEDIASDPQDRVSPWEIDPSVSLPPLSIQSSPRLKKLRTSLQATPPDNPVTAGGGGFLDFEESVRSPKVLQGQENVGFISPFYGCDTVNRLLDFEMRSAAHQNRASTGVGKSTNNEFLKTRPTTYTGFVESDRFPKVLQGQEICPLRSLTRKSEFNTWAKLNPGCNSFNMYQEPKPNFYPLQSESLKSMYFPYNDMHQAGKNPRMRSYATNLPRENVSFNSSSVQTGIITNEFGMRNLPNEHTPAENVSAAPTLGATMRNTKDENFNGNVTGCKLFGFSLTGETPNSHVSGKRSCTKVHKQGSLVGRAIDLSRLNGYGDLLSELERLFSMEGLLQDPDKGWQILYTDSENDVMVVGDDPWHEFCNVVSKIHIYTREEVEKMTIGMISDDTQSCLEQAQVVMEASKSSSVGQPDSSPTVIRV comes from the exons ATGGAAATTGATCTGAACCATGCAGTGACTGAGGTGGAGAAGAATGCATATTGCAATGGGGACTGTGGCAAGGGTGCTTGTGTTTGTTGTTTGTCCTCTTCGACTTCTTCATGTTCTTCTAATTCATCTGGAGCTCCTGTGTCTTCTTCGATTTATCTGGAGCTTTGGCATGCATGTGCTGGCCCTCTCACCTCTCTGCCCAAGAAAGGAAATGTGGTTGTCTACTTCCCTCAAGGCCATTTAGAACAGGCCGCTTCATCCTCTCCTTTCTCACCCTCGGAGATGCCGAGCTTTGATCTCCATCCTCAGATCTTCTGCAGGGTTGTCAATGTCCAACTACTT GCTAATAAGGAGAATGATGAGGTTTATACGCAGGTTACTTTGCTTCCTCAGCCAGAG TTGGCAGGCAAGAATTTAGACGGCAAAGAGCTTGAAGAGTTGGGGGTGGATGAGGAGGGGGGTGGAGGATCACCTTCAAAGTCTACTCCTCACATGTTCTGCAAAACACTTACCGCTTCTGATACCAGCACCCATGGAGGATTCTCTGTTCCTCGTAGAGCTGCTGAAGACTGTTTCCCTCCTTTG GATTATAAGCAGCAGAGGCCCTCACAAGAGCTTGTTGCTAAAGACCTCCATGGGGTGGAATGGCCGTTTCGACATATTTATAGAG GTCAGCCAAGGCGGCATCTGCTCACTACAGGATGGAGTATTTTTGTAAGCCAAAAGAATCTGGTTGCAGGGGATGCAGTGCTCTTTTTGAG AGGTGAAAATGGAGAGCTAAGGTTGGGAATTAGAAGAGCTGTTCGACCTAGAAATGGTCTTCCAGATTCAATTGTTGGCAACGAGAATTCTTATCCAAAAGTGTTCTCTCTAGTAGCCAATGCAATATCTGCAAAGAGCATGTTTCATGTTTTCTACAGTCCAAG GGCAAGTCACGCAGAATTTGTCATATCCTACCAAAAATATGTCAAAAGTATCACAAATCCGGTGACAATTGGGACAAGATTCAAAATGAGATTTGAAATGGATGATTCGCCAGAAAGGAG GTGTAGTGGCGTAGTCACTGGAATAAGTGACCTGGATCCCTACAGATGGCCTAACTCCAAGTGGAGATCTTTGATG GTCAGATGGGATGATGAAGATATTGCAAGTGATCCTCAAGATCGAGTTTCCCCTTGGGAGATTGATCCTTCTGTTTCTCTCCCACCCTTGAGCATTCAGTCTTCCCCACGGCTTAAAAAGCTGAGGACAAGTCTGCAGGCAACCCCGCCTGACAACCCTGTCACTG CAGGAGGGGGTGGATTTTTGGACTTTGAGGAGTCTGTAAGATCCCCTAAGGTCTTGCAAGGTCAAGAAAATGTAGGTTTCATATCACCATTCTATGGATGTGATACTGTAAACCGCCTGCTAGATTTTGAGATGCGATCCGCTGCACATCAAAATCGAGCATCAACTGGAGTAGGAAAGTCTACTAATAATGAGTTTTTGAAGACTCGTCCCACCACTTACACAGGCTTTGTGGAATCTGATAGATTTCCGAAGGTCTTGCAAGGTCAAGAAATATGCCCATTGAGATCTCTGACAAGAAAATCTGAATTCAATACTTGGGCAAAGCTGAATCCTGGTTGCAATTCTTTCAACATGTATCAAGAACCCAAACCCAATTTCTACCCCCTGCAATCAGAGAGCCTTAAAAGCATGTATTTTCCTTATAATGACATGCATCAAGCTGGCAAAAATCCCAGAATGCGCTCTTATGCAACTAACTTACCCAGAGAGAATGTCTCATTCAACTCATCTTCTGTTCAGACAGGGATTATAACGAATGAATTTGGAATGCGAAATCTACCAAATGAGCATACGCCAGCGGAAAATGTGTCTGCTGCCCCAACTTTAGGGGCCACTATGAGAAACACAAAAGATGAAAATTTTAATGGGAATGTGACTGGCTGTAAGCTTTTTGGGTTTTCCTTGACTGGGGAAACTCCGAACTCACATGTTTCTGGTAAGAGGAGTTGTACTAAG GTTCACAAGCAAGGAAGCTTAGTAGGAAGAGCCATTGATCTCTCAAGACTGAATGGATATGGTGACCTGCTGAGTGAACTAGAGCGGCTGTTTAGCATGGAAGGCCTTCTACAAGATCCTGATAAAGGATGGCAGATCTTGTACACCGACAGTGAGAATGATGTAATGGTCGTTGGGGATGACCCATGGCA CGAGTTCTGTAATGTGGTGTCCAAGATCCATATATATACCCGAGAAGAAGTGGAGAAGATGACCATTGGAATGATCAGTGATGATACTCAGAGTTGTTTGGAACAAGCACAGGTGGTCATGGAAGCGTCGAAGTCTTCGTCAGTGGGCCAGCCGGATTCTTCTCCAACTGTAATTCGGGTTTGA